In Opitutaceae bacterium TAV5, one genomic interval encodes:
- a CDS encoding nitrate transporter: protein MSQFHLHIGHIGLLDAAPLLVAQERGYFVGEGLQVTLSCQLGLATLCGKLADYRLHGACLPAPLPLLLSLGKGVPRVSMQVVSVCACQGMGIVMASSRPAARTAPLRIGVTTPGSAARLLWHRHQQLAANGSLAEAVLVPMAAGQLVDFLLEGMLDGFCGMDPLPALACLQGSGEIVADSAGLFPLHPGSVVALRADVAESQPQAAAALDRALTRACADCADPANRHELWQLLLAQCPYTDLSPALKAALADPPDDDPSGRTSMRFESPADRGGGLPAAAETFLEAACRSAIGPSARSMDIKAEIARVFGRQWPGDLPALRQVAEA, encoded by the coding sequence ATGTCGCAATTTCACCTACACATCGGTCATATCGGCTTGCTCGATGCCGCTCCCCTGCTGGTCGCGCAGGAGAGAGGTTATTTCGTCGGCGAAGGCCTGCAGGTCACCCTGTCCTGCCAGCTCGGCCTGGCCACCCTCTGCGGCAAGCTGGCCGATTACCGTCTCCACGGCGCCTGCTTGCCCGCGCCGCTGCCCCTGCTTCTTTCACTCGGGAAAGGCGTGCCCCGCGTCAGCATGCAGGTGGTGTCGGTCTGTGCCTGCCAGGGCATGGGCATCGTGATGGCAAGCTCCCGCCCGGCCGCCCGCACTGCCCCTCTCCGCATCGGAGTGACCACGCCGGGCAGCGCGGCCCGCCTCCTGTGGCATCGTCATCAGCAACTGGCCGCCAATGGATCCCTCGCCGAAGCCGTTCTCGTGCCGATGGCCGCCGGACAGCTCGTCGATTTTCTGCTCGAGGGCATGCTCGACGGTTTTTGCGGCATGGACCCGCTGCCGGCTCTGGCGTGCCTTCAAGGCAGCGGGGAAATCGTGGCCGACAGCGCCGGGCTCTTCCCCCTGCACCCCGGAAGCGTCGTCGCCCTGCGTGCCGACGTGGCGGAAAGCCAGCCGCAAGCCGCCGCCGCCCTGGACCGGGCCCTGACTCGCGCCTGTGCCGACTGCGCCGATCCGGCAAACCGGCACGAACTCTGGCAATTGCTGCTCGCGCAATGCCCTTACACCGATCTCTCGCCCGCACTGAAGGCCGCGTTGGCCGACCCGCCGGACGATGACCCGTCCGGCCGGACCAGCATGCGTTTCGAAAGTCCTGCCGACAGGGGTGGCGGCCTCCCGGCAGCCGCCGAAACCTTTCTCGAGGCGGCCTGCCGGAGCGCGATCGGGCCCAGCGCGCGCAGCATGGATATCAAAGCCGAAATCGCCCGGGTGTTCGGCCGTCAGTGGCCGGGCGATCTTCCCGCTCTCCGCCAGGTCGCGGAAGCCTGA
- a CDS encoding LysR family transcriptional regulator, with product MNDPIDSRKLQIFLCLARKGSLKAAAPELCLTISAVSHAISSLEANLGVQLFHRSGKGLVLTEKGEYLYRTAIPVVARMNNIRSALAGEQHADRAFLRVAAGFNFLSYIVPDIVREFNECFPRGNISIRASERDVSLQLLRDREVDAAIMVEPPEDGPDFTYHKLFDDELKLLMHARNAQAGLEVVPLRSLASKTLIVARAHSHTNKALQLQLNRKGIEFRECIEVGSTAAILEMVKLGQGVAMLPDWVVRNVPSSSGVVTRPVEGLRLNRTWAFVCAKWTLPNLALRTFRRLCQQAVTGLTEEAPPSLVNMG from the coding sequence ATGAACGATCCAATCGACAGTCGCAAATTGCAGATATTCCTTTGTCTGGCCCGAAAGGGCAGCCTGAAGGCGGCCGCGCCCGAGTTGTGCCTGACGATTTCCGCGGTGAGCCACGCCATTTCCAGCCTGGAGGCGAACCTGGGCGTCCAGCTGTTTCATCGCTCCGGCAAGGGCCTGGTGCTGACCGAAAAGGGCGAATACCTTTATCGCACCGCCATCCCGGTGGTGGCCCGGATGAACAACATCCGCTCCGCCCTCGCGGGCGAACAACATGCCGACCGCGCCTTCCTGCGCGTCGCCGCGGGGTTCAATTTCCTGAGCTACATCGTGCCCGACATCGTGCGGGAGTTCAACGAGTGCTTCCCGCGCGGCAACATCAGCATCCGCGCATCCGAACGCGATGTCAGCCTCCAGTTGCTGCGCGACCGCGAGGTGGATGCCGCCATCATGGTGGAGCCTCCCGAGGACGGCCCCGATTTTACCTATCACAAACTGTTCGACGACGAGTTGAAGCTGCTGATGCATGCCCGCAATGCACAGGCCGGTCTCGAGGTCGTGCCCTTGCGCAGCCTGGCGTCGAAGACGTTGATCGTCGCACGGGCTCACAGCCACACCAACAAGGCGTTGCAACTTCAGTTGAATCGCAAGGGCATCGAATTCCGGGAGTGTATCGAAGTCGGAAGTACTGCGGCCATCCTGGAAATGGTGAAGCTGGGCCAGGGCGTGGCCATGTTGCCGGACTGGGTGGTGCGCAACGTCCCGTCTTCCTCCGGCGTGGTGACACGTCCGGTCGAGGGTTTGCGTCTGAACCGCACCTGGGCCTTCGTCTGCGCAAAGTGGACGTTGCCCAATCTGGCGCTCCGGACCTTCCGGCGGCTCTGCCAGCAGGCGGTGACCGGACTGACGGAGGAGGCGCCTCCGTCGTTGGTCAACATGGGCTGA
- a CDS encoding LuxR family transcriptional regulator, with protein sequence MACPPTRIFIVDDHPLVREWLSNLLHQSDNLLVSGYAETGRGGLAAMKESPPDVAIVDLSLQNSSGLDLIKDLGEQLPAVRVIVLSMHEEMFYVERAFRAGAKGYVTKRESTEQIVEAVREVAVGRIYASRPILGRLAERMMGRTPTASVEVLSDRELDVFSRLGNGHSTRRIADELNVSIKTVQAYCARIKDKLGYENGLELVRDAVRWVDRQNRSV encoded by the coding sequence ATGGCCTGCCCGCCCACCCGCATCTTCATCGTCGACGACCACCCGCTGGTACGCGAGTGGCTGTCCAATCTCCTGCACCAGTCCGACAACCTCCTTGTCTCGGGCTACGCCGAAACCGGCCGCGGCGGCCTCGCGGCCATGAAGGAATCTCCCCCCGACGTCGCCATCGTCGATCTCTCGCTGCAAAACTCCTCCGGCCTCGATCTCATCAAGGACCTCGGCGAACAGCTTCCCGCGGTCCGCGTGATCGTGCTCTCCATGCACGAGGAAATGTTTTACGTCGAACGCGCCTTTCGCGCCGGCGCCAAGGGCTACGTCACCAAACGCGAGTCCACCGAACAGATCGTCGAAGCCGTGCGGGAGGTGGCCGTGGGCCGCATCTACGCGAGCCGCCCCATCCTCGGACGCCTCGCCGAGCGCATGATGGGCCGCACGCCCACGGCCTCCGTCGAGGTCCTCAGCGACCGCGAACTCGATGTCTTCAGCCGCCTGGGCAACGGGCACAGCACCCGCCGCATCGCCGACGAACTGAACGTCAGCATCAAGACCGTCCAGGCCTACTGCGCGCGCATCAAGGACAAGCTCGGCTATGAAAACGGCCTTGAACTCGTTCGCGATGCGGTGCGGTGGGTGGACCGCCAGAATCGCTCCGTGTAG
- a CDS encoding histidine kinase: MRHRHRINRREHAGRLSRLKSIQQGRRAVVFFDAASLLIYAAFRHGGCSLVWIPHPAAGVRPDLRISTIIPVTNQFQFFDDGMAPPATSWRARIIAALVWPPEHSRAASAALSVGITLLIGWLYYFAEGTVSLQVFYLVPMILALSWLGLGWGIAVVVLSAFLRLFGDLLHVGPDFFTATNTLRMTSQRVSSLSVYLVVALVIHELFKLNRQLEQRVQTRTTALRQAVVARERLQKNLFEVGLRERGAIGRDLHDGLGQHLTATAMATSILTQRLAARGDPLADDARKAEALIKTAIEQTRQIARGLLLENVKPDELVSELEELAADATHQHRTPCMFTAEGATDHLDANIASHLFYIAREAVGNALRHGGASRIAIHFSVGRALVALSVTDNGRGLAPSAPADGGMGLRIMSERAELIGGKLRIDTAPGVGTRVDCHVPLPATA, encoded by the coding sequence ATGCGACACCGGCACCGGATCAACCGCCGCGAACATGCCGGGCGCCTCTCGCGATTGAAAAGCATTCAACAGGGCAGGCGTGCGGTCGTTTTTTTTGATGCAGCGAGCCTCTTGATTTATGCCGCATTTCGGCATGGTGGCTGCTCACTGGTGTGGATTCCGCACCCTGCCGCAGGGGTGCGGCCCGATCTCCGGATTTCCACCATCATTCCAGTGACGAACCAGTTCCAGTTCTTCGACGACGGTATGGCGCCCCCGGCCACGAGCTGGCGCGCCCGCATCATCGCCGCTCTGGTCTGGCCGCCCGAGCACAGCCGCGCGGCTTCGGCGGCACTCTCCGTCGGCATCACGCTTCTGATCGGCTGGCTCTATTATTTCGCCGAAGGCACGGTCTCGCTCCAGGTTTTTTACCTCGTTCCCATGATCCTTGCCCTGAGCTGGCTTGGCCTGGGCTGGGGCATCGCGGTTGTCGTTCTCAGCGCGTTTCTTCGCCTCTTTGGCGACCTTCTCCATGTCGGCCCGGATTTCTTCACCGCCACCAACACCCTCCGGATGACGTCGCAGCGCGTCAGCAGCCTGTCCGTCTACCTGGTCGTGGCCCTCGTCATTCATGAGCTTTTCAAGCTCAATCGCCAACTGGAACAACGCGTGCAGACGCGCACCACCGCCCTCCGCCAGGCGGTCGTCGCCCGCGAGCGTCTGCAAAAAAACCTGTTCGAGGTCGGCCTTCGCGAGCGCGGGGCCATCGGCCGCGACCTGCACGACGGACTCGGCCAGCACCTCACCGCCACGGCCATGGCGACCAGCATTCTCACCCAGCGGCTTGCCGCCCGGGGGGATCCGCTCGCCGATGATGCCCGCAAGGCCGAGGCGCTCATCAAGACAGCGATCGAGCAGACCCGCCAGATCGCCCGGGGCCTCCTGCTTGAAAACGTGAAACCCGACGAACTCGTCTCCGAACTGGAGGAACTCGCCGCCGACGCCACCCACCAGCACCGCACCCCCTGCATGTTCACCGCCGAGGGCGCGACCGATCACCTCGACGCCAACATCGCCTCCCACCTGTTCTACATCGCCCGCGAGGCCGTCGGCAATGCCCTGCGCCACGGCGGCGCTTCCCGGATCGCGATCCATTTCAGCGTCGGCCGCGCCCTCGTCGCCCTCAGCGTGACCGACAACGGTCGCGGCCTGGCCCCCTCCGCTCCTGCCGATGGCGGCATGGGGCTGCGCATCATGTCCGAACGTGCCGAGCTGATTGGCGGCAAACTGCGCATCGACACCGCGCCGGGCGTCGGCACCCGGGTGGATTGTCACGTTCCCCTGCCCGCCACCGCCTGA